Proteins found in one Polyodon spathula isolate WHYD16114869_AA unplaced genomic scaffold, ASM1765450v1 scaffolds_3199, whole genome shotgun sequence genomic segment:
- the LOC121311422 gene encoding 5-beta-cholestane-3-alpha,7-alpha-diol 12-alpha-hydroxylase-like: MSLLLPVLLALLISILSGLYFLGALRKRRPGEPPLDKGPIPWLGHVLDFRRDTAKFLQKMQEKHGSIFTVQLAGHYFTFLMDPFSFGTVVKEARAKLDFNKFAVQLIEKVFGYHTTENYRKFLQTSSNKHLMGDGLVVMTQAMMENLQRLMLHSIGSRKEQKAWSQDGLFNYSYNIVFRAGYLALYGNETAKEAGSLEKAKEQDRIQSEELFQEFRKYDRLFPRLAYGVLPPKEKMEAERLKRLFWNRLSVQKGANKDNISSWVLDQQRVRADNGMKESMLDRYMFVLLWASQGNTGPSAFWLLLFLMKHSEAMKAVQGEVDQLLRETGQMVTSGAPLLNLTRDMLLKTPILDSAVEETLRLTAAPVLTRAVMQDMKLRMADEREYSIREGDRVALFPYTAVQMDPDVHPDPDKFKYDRFLTKKTDFYKDGKKLKYYNMPWGAGVTMCPGRFFATNELKQFVFLMLTYFEFELENPDEEIPSIDVTRWGFGSMQPVRDVQFKYRLRF; encoded by the coding sequence ATGTCTCTCTTGCTTCCAGTCCTCCTTGCCTTGCTAATCTCCATCCTCAGTGGCCTTTATTTCTTGGGAGCTTTACGTAAAAGACGACCCGGAGAGCCTCCCCTGGACAAGGGCCCCATACCATGGCTGGGCCATGTGCTGGACTTCCGAAGGGACACAGCCAAGTTCCTGCAGAAGATGCAAGAGAAGCATGGGAgcattttcactgtgcagttAGCAGGTCACTACTTCACCTTCCTCATGGACCCCTTTTCTTTTGGCACTGTAGTGAAAGAGGCCAGAGCCAAGCTTGACTTTAACAAGTTTGCTGTACAGCTGATAGAAAAGGTCTTTGGCTACCACACAACGGAAAATTACCGCAAGTTCCTGCAAACCTCCAGTAACAAGCACCTGATGGGCGACGGCTTGGTGGTTATGACCCAGGCCATGATGGAGAACTTGCAGAGGCTGATGCTGCATAGCATTGGCTCGAGGAAAGAGCAAAAAGCATGGAGCCAGGATGGACTGTTCAACTATAGCTACAACATTGTCTTCAGGGCTGGCTACCTTGCACTTTACGGCAACGAGACTGCCAAGGAAGCTGGCAGTTTGGAGAAAGCTAAAGAGCAAGACCGTATCCAATCTGAGGAACTGTTCCAAGAGTTCCGCAAGTACGATAGACTCTTCCCCCGGCTGGCATATGGAGTGCTGCCGCCAAAGGAAAAGATGGAAGCAGAGAGGTTGAAGAGGTTGTTTTGGAACAGGCTCTCTGTGCAGAAGGGGGCTAACAAAGATAACATCAGCAGCTGGGTGTTGGATCAGCAGCGGGTGAGAGCTGATAATGGAATGAAGGAATCCATGCTGGACAGATACATGTTTGTGCTGCTCTGGGCTTCCCAGGGCAACACTGGTCCGTCTGCATTCTGGCTGCTACTGTTCCTCATGAAGCATTCTGAAGCCATGAAGGCAGTCCAGGGGGAAGTGGACCAGCTCTTGAGGGAAACCGGCCAAATGGTCACATCTGGGGCCCCACTACTTAATCTCACTAGAGACATGCTTCTCAAGACCCCCATTTTAGACAGTGCAGTGGAGGAAACCCTTCGCTTAACTGCTGCCCCAGTTCTCACCAGGGCTGTCATGCAGGACATGAAACTCAGGATGGCAGATGAGCGTGAGTACAGCATACGAGAGGGGGACAGAGTGGCGCTGTTCCCATACACTGCAGTGCAGATGGACCCGGACGTGCATCCAGACCCAGACAAATTTAAATATGACCGATTCCTGACCAAAAAGACTGACTTTTACAAAGATGGTAAGAAGCTGAAATATTATAACATGCCTTGGGGTGCTGGAGTCACTATGTGCCCGGGACGCTTCTTTGCTACAAATGAGCTCAAACAGTTTGTCTTCCTCATGCTGACATACTTTGAGTTTGAGCTGGAAAACCCAGATGAGGAAATCCCCTCCATTGATGTCACACGCTGGGGTTTTGGATCTATGCAACCAGTCAGAGACGTCCAGTTTAAATACCGTCTACGATTCTAA